The genome window ATGGCGAAACGCCATGGCCTCAAGGTGCAGGCTGTCATGTCCTTCCACCAGTGTGGCGGAAACGTCGGTGACTCTGTCACGTGCGTAtacttctctctctgtttttctaaTAATTTAAATTCCTGATCTGCTTTAAATTATCATCGTCGTTGTTTGACCTTGTGTAGAACAATGGAATGTCATTTACAGATGGTTTCCCTTCTCTagtgttgaaacttgaaaatttctctctttttgaatGTATGTATTTTTCTGTACAGTATTCCTTTACCCAAGTGGGTTGTTGAGGAGATTGACAAAGATCAAGATCTTGCGTACACTGATCAGTGGGGGAGAAGAAATTATGAATATGTGTCTCTTGGCTGTGATACCCTCCCCGTCCTCAAGGGCCGAACCCCCGTCCAGTGTTATGCTGACTTCATGCGTGCTTTCAgagacaatttcaaacaacatCTTGGTGACACCATTGTGGTAATTGCTTAATCCTTATATACACAAAAATCTATTGCATTTTGGGGCTGTAGGGTCATGGTTTGATTGCTTATATCCTCATATAAATTGATTGACTGCTAGCCGCTAGAACTTCTTTTGAAGGATCCTGTTTATTAGAGTTGGTTTTCAATATCCCTTGGTTAACATTACGCCCCAAACTTGACCTTGTATCTTTGAACACGCCACTTGATATCTTGTTGGAGAACACATCTGTATATCCCTCGAATTCTATGTGAAAAAAATTCTGAATCTGCTTTTATATATGCATCACTCTGCATATTCTCTCGACTTCCATAGCTTTAATTTGAGAATGACATCATATTCCAAGAAATTGTGTTCTGAATTGTTGAATTTGTACCATTCAGGAAATCCAAGTGGGAATGGGTCCAGCAGGTGAGCTCCGTTACCCTTCATACCCAGAGCAGAATGGGACTTGGAAATTTCCAGGAATTGGAGCATTCCAGTGCTTTGACAAGGTAATTTCTGCTTATTTTTCTCCTAATGCCAACAGTTAATAATTCTGTTGTCCTTAGCTAACATGTGCAATAAAATGCAGTATATGATCAGTAGCTTAAAAGCTGCTGCTGAAGCTGCTGGGAAGCCAGAATGGGGTAGCACAGGCCCTACAGATGCTGGTTCTTACAATAATTGGCCGGAAGATACCCAGTTTTTCCGAAAGGAGGGTGGTGGTTGGGCTACTTCTTATGGTGAATTCTTTCTCAGCTGGTACTCTCAGATGCTGTTAGATCATGGTGAGAGAATACTGACCTCGGCCTCATCTATCTTTGAGAATACTGGGGTAAAGATCTCAGTAAAGGTTGCAGGCATTCACTGGCATTATGGTACTCGGTCCCATCCTCCTGAACTTACTGCTGGGTATTATAACACACGATTCCATGATGGTTACCTTCCAATTTCCCAAATGTTGGCACGCCATGGTGCAATATTCAACTTCACCTGCATCGAGATGCGCGATCATGAGCAGCCCCAAGATGCACTCTGTGCTCCAGAGAAGCTTGTCAAGCAAGTGGCTTTGGCAACTCGTAAAGCTGGGGTTCCACTTGCTGGGGAAAATGCTTTGCCACGCTATGATGAGTACGCACACGAGCAGATATTACAAGCATCGTCTTTAAATATTGACGGAAATTCAGAAGACATGTGTGCATTCACATACTTGAGGATGAACCCCAACTTGTTCCAAGCAGATAACTGGAGAAGGTTTGTGTCATttgtgaagaagatgaaggaagggAAGGAAGATAACAGATGTTGGGAACAGGTGGAGCGAGACACTGAGCATTTTGTGCACGTTACCCAGCCCTTGGTGCAGGAAGCTGCTGTTGCTCTCATGCAATAAGAATCTAGATTATGCTTTGCTTGCTTTTAGTGCAGGATCATACTAGGGGGATGATGGCCTTGGACTAGCATTGCCTAAGTCCCTGCTTTGCTATAGCTCCTTTTAATTTTAGTTATGTGGCTATAGTAGTGTAGAATATTGTTATCACAGTATGAGAATCCTCAGAATCAGATCCTTGTATCAGTTCCATAATCTTAATGTTTTTCAACTTAGATTTGGCAAATTCTGAAAGCCTCGTGGTGTTATGATATGGTTGGTCCTGTGTGGATTCAAAAAATTGTGTGAATCTCGCATTGCGTCTATaattaaaattgcaaaaatttCTACCGCAATGGCTATTACCTAAATGGAAACTGACATTGCATTTCTTTACGTAGGGACCATAATTTTTTGGATTTGAAAGTCAAAATGATGGACACCTGGCTCATTTGTTCTCAAATACATTGCATTGCTTGACCAAGTATGTGATTCCCACCTCGGAAGCAGAATTACCCGCTCTCCCTGCAGTTCCTATTATGACTCGTTCAGAATTAGCAAAATTCTCTAGCTGTCACTCATAAACAAACCCagaaactaatatatatatatataaccactaCCTTACAATCCCAACTAAGTAGAAACTACTGAAATCAATCTTTCCAAGCGTCAGAATTTGATTCAGAGAAAACATGTCCAACATGCAGCAAAGCTTCAGTGCAGGCCAAACCCAAGGCCAGACCCAGGTAATTTAGAGAAAAGCCTTTCAATCACTCCTTACTAATCCTAATTAATTTGTTAACATACTAAtgaagattttcaaaaacattggcatgtaattaatttaattaattaaaatgggACAGGCCAGTGTGGAAGATTGGATGCAGTCAGGTCAGAACACAGGGAACAGGACATCCAGTGCTGCCCAATCTGCAGGGGACTCTGCCAAACAAGGAACAGACCAGGCCACTGGTTTTCTCCAGcaggtacatatacatatacatacatacatatatatatacacgtacatgttggtgatttttttattaaaatgtaATGACTAGATCTTCAAATGATCCTTATAGACAGGGGAGCAAGTGAAGAGCATGGCACAAGGTGCAGTGGACGCTGTGAAGAACACACTTGGCACTGGtgacagcaacaacaacaacaacaacaacagcaggaAATCATAAGACCAAACCCTCCCTCCCCAATTGATGAAAGGGATAATGCTGCTTCCATTAGTAGTTTTGAATTAAGTTTGCTGGTTTGAGATTTCTCTGTTCAGAGATCTTCTATAAGCATGAGTTTAAGATGTAATAAGGTGTCttccatttcttttttgtttttctgttttttttgggAGCAAAAGATGTAATAAAAATTAACAATAATGAAAATGAGATGATGCAGCTAATGTTCTCTACTTCTTCTGTCCATGAAGCAAATAATTTTCTTACATGATCTGGTGGATCTTGTGTTTCTTCTTgtctttaaatgaaaattttcttattCTAATTGAGACAGAGTAAAATTTCAACACAGTTGAACAAATACAATTGTTGGGGTCTAGTGCAGGGGAAACCACACAAAAGTATAGTATCACAAGGAACAATATCAGAATACACACAATCGGGACAAAGGTAGAATTATCTACAAGCAATAACCACGAGTATAATGGAAGTAAATAAGCAAGTAGCGAAGAGGAGCACACGAGATTTACGTGATTCGTCTATACCAAGCCTATGTCCACGAGATTGCGCGTGTATTCCATTAGTTGAAGAAAATCgagccttttggacaacctcCAAGATTGCTCAACCCAGCTTTGATCTCCCCTCTCAAAAATCTAACAAAAAATCACACTCTTGTTCACTCAATAATAAACCTCACAATTCACAAAGCTCTCTCCACTATGTTTTTCGTCTCTCTCGACCTAGAAAGAAAACCCTCAAAACATGTGTTACAAGTGAAATCCCGGAAGAAACTTAGGTAGCTGACTGGGTGCCTGCTATCCGGACAGAAAATGGAGCATGTCGGACAGCACATGTTCTGACTTTTCTGACTGCAGAGATACATGAAAGGAGCCTTCTGTCCGGACAGCACCTGAGATGATCGATCTCCTCAATAGCCCATACGTCTCCTTTACTATTGGGGCTTACCGCAAGGCTAGGGATGAGTTGTTGGGCTTAATTTTCGAATTGGATTAAGTTTTATAGATGGGCTTATTTAGAAAATGGGAGCCCATAAAATTTAGATCCCGTATTTGATACTTGATAGTCGAAGACGAGAATCGgcaataaaaccctaaatcccaaCCTGTCCTTTCTCGCTAAGACGACGATCTTCAGAATTCACAGAACTGCTTGGGCTTGACAGATAAGGTCACCCGTCCAACTCGCCGGTATTCAGGTCCTCTCTCTTTCCCTTTCTGTGGCCAAACTGTTGCATTCTTTTAATGGAAACGGTATTTGGCATCTTCTAGGGTTCTTAttctgttgtttttttgtttggctTCTTCTCAAATTTGATTCTATGTTTTGGCTCCTGGATGGTTACAATTCGCGGTTCTAGTGATTCTTATAGTTGAATGAGATTGATGCTATGTGATTCCCAAATTTCAAAGTTACAGATTATGTGTATTTTGGTAGCTTTTAGCTTTCTTAATCATATAGCCATGACTACTTGAATTGATTTAGGCACATTATGGTTTTTGAATAATCTGAATTTTCTTAGCTGGATCACATTTATAACAATAAGCCCGATTATACATATCAAATTGTTCAATTTGATGTATCTGAACTCTAGTTGGGTTTTTGAGTTTGAGGGGAAGTTGACAGTCGACGTCCCCAATGACAAACCAGATGGGTGACAGATTTTACGTAAGCTGCAGGCTGCAGCAACTGACTACTTATTTATCTATTTCCGCCTTGATTTCCTTTTGTGCGTTATAATGCATAGGCAGCATAGTTACATTATTCATTTATTCTCTAATGATTTTTTGATTTACAGTTTTTAATTAATGCGGCTTGCATCTCTTGCACCTCCTTGTACTTGACAACTCTGTGGTTGGGTGGGAAAACGAAAATTAAAAGTGTATTTACCAAATTTAATGTGCTGCTcatctttatttatttcaaatattacgTAATCAATTAAATGTAATTATGTAAGGATTTTTTAGATTGATGATTATCAGTTCTACGATAAATGAATGTACTGACAATATTTAGATAGTTTCTAAACATTTAATTTACCTCTTAGTTATAAGCGTGCCACTTTCCCCTGATTGAGTTTCTTTTATAGTTCAATGTTTTTGAGCTAAAGTGTGTTCATTCGAGAATTCTATTGCTCTTACTGGATTGGAGCTTAAGTGTACTCTCTAGGTCATGGAAGTTTCTTGCTTTATAGGAAATGGAAATTTTAGGTCAACTGTAGAGTATAAACTAATGTTAtctcatatataatatataatattagtttttgctGCTGCTTTTGTATGCCTAGGATTGGATTTTAATTAAGTTGAAATTGTTTGTGAATTGTCTTGTTTATGTTCTTGATGCTATGTTTGCCTAATATTGTGGTTGCTGTTATAAAAGCTTATGGCCTTTGAAGTTCGAACTTCGAAGAGTCTCCCAACTCCCCTCCCCCTTCccctttttcccttttcttttgataCATTAACTGATCGTACGTGCACAGTGTCATTGTACTGTGTTTTAGATTTTATATCTCTacattgttatttttcttttcaaggcTTCAAGCTAACTTTTTGTTACTCTACGTTCTTATTTCTTCGTTCACTGACCTCTTTCTGTTAAAAACTCAATGAAATATTTGCCTAGACTATTTAcagaaacaattttttttacacAGCTCTCTCAATTTTTTCTTGATGCAGATGGCGAGGAAAAAGCATATGACTGTTAGTGAATCTTCTCTGAATGTTGATCTGAAGTCTATCATCCATGAGAATTCCTTGTTCTTCGACAAGCTGGTTGAGCTTATACCTGCAAGGTTCTATCTGCCAACTGATGACAAAGACAAGCCATGGTTTGCAGGTCTTAGCAAGAATGAAAAGGCTTTGGCCAAGAAGGAATCAAGAGAGAACATCAAGAAGGCTAGAAGAGAACGACTTGACCCAGAGAAGTCTTCTGCCTCAACTCTTGATTTGCTAAAGCAAAACCTTGAAAAAGAGAAGTCAAAGGATGAGAATAATGAAGATGAAACTGAGATTAAACCTGTGACATCTGGTCTGGAAGATAATGATCGATCTGTGACATATGAAGAACTGCGGGAACGACTGCATCGCAAAATTGAAGAGCTTCGAGGTGGTAGAAATAGTGGAAGCTCTGAtggaaaaaagaggaaaaatgagACCAAAGATATTCGGCAAAGTAAACGGAAAAGGGACTCTGGGTCTGATGAAAAGAAGCCTACAACTAGTGTCTCAGAGGACAAAATGGAAAAGGATGTGGATGAAGCTGCAAAGGAACTCACATTTAGCCGTATTAAACTTGGAAATGAAGAAGAGCatggaagaaagaagaagaaattttcCAAGctgaagaaacttgaaaaggcGAAAAGCCTAGAAGCAGCAAAGATGGATCCAGAAAAGGGTGAGATCGTCTCAAAGAAGCATGCGTGGAAAGCAGCTACGAGCAGAGCTGCTGGAATCAAGATTCACGATGATCCAAAACTATTGAAACAGAGCATtaagaaggagaaaaagaagcatCAGAAGAATGTTGGGAAGTGGAAAGAAAGAGTTGAAACCACTGAGAAGTTGAAAGCAGAGAAACAGAAAAAGAGATCACACAATATTTCTGAGAGGATTCAGGAGAAGAAAATGCGGCGGATTGCAAAGAGGGAGAAAAAGCTCATGCGGCCAGGATTTGAAGGCCGCAAGGAAGGTTTCATCAATGCAAGTTCAAACTAAAGGTCCCATTTTATATGTTTGTGTTGACCTCTTGGTTTTTGCCTAATGGCCTCATGTTGTTTCCTCAGCTTTCAATTAATGTCCTTAAGAATTATGACTCTTGAAATGCTTCCATCTTTTATCCTTCTTCTTGCCAATTAGTGTTTTAGCTGCCATTGCAAATCGACTTTGTAGAAGTTTTGGTAGTATTTGTTAGTAGAGGAAGTGATTTTGTATCATATATTCTCTCTGTTACTGACACACTCCTgcagtttgatgcttttgagTTTTAACCCTTGTAGAAAATCTTTGGAAACCAATATAGATTACCAAGGCtaggaaatcattggaaaaCAGCCGACTAGAAGTAGTTCTCGGTGGCAATTTTTGGCAGTTCATTGTTTGGATTCAATCTCTCTTTTTGCTTGCTTTTAGATTCCTGTCAGTGACAAATGGTTCTCTGATATGATCATGTTGCTATTTTTCTCTTAATAGTGAAGTGTGAGAGCCATACTTACCAGAACATTACACTTATGATTGATTTGGCTCTTTACAACATATCTAAAAGAGTCCACCTCTACTTACATGACACCATTGAGTGGACTGAACACACAGATCAACAGCAAACCTCAAGAGATGATAATGAGGAAATTAAGAAACTTAAATATAGTTGATACATAATATTATCTATCTACTTGATTCAAACACTAGAGCCAGTCACTGGAACCCCAGTACCCTTATGTGCAGGATCTGTACTGGTCATTGCCACTCCGTAGTCGGTGTCTCCATATCCTGGACCATATCTGCTACTGAACAACCCGGCATGAATCAACAGAACATAGAGAAGTTCAGTGAATGCGAGTATTATTACAAATGCCTCTACCACCTTCAGTCTCCACCCTCTGTACCCGCCTATGCTAATCTCCTTACATGCCAACCTACCACCAACAACAAAACTACTTAGTCCAGTCTTATTTAGTAGAATTAATGGTGCAAGAGTGGGAAAAGTTACCCAAAAGCCAGTGCTGTTAGTGCCCAAGCTATCAGAGAAGATGATCCTGCAGCTGCTAGACTATCATTCCTCCATGCCCTGATGTGGTTTCCACCTGCAAGCTTGGACACTATCCCAACAACAGCTGCCAGCAGTGtgaagatcaagaaaaaaaatgttgcaGCATTTCCTCCAAAACCTAAATATTCAATGGACAAAACATCAACTGTCAATTGCAGTTAATCTTCAGTGTTGTGTTTGTGCAAGTCATGtacaattaataataaaaaatgataaacatcccaaaaatgataaacatcccaacaattggtattTCAATTATTCCAACTGCTGAGTTCGACGCAACGCAACAAATCCAAGACTCAGCAATTGAGATCCCTAGCATTACCATTACTGATTAATaattgagaaaaagaaaaggaagaaaacttACTTGGGTGGTTAGTTTGGCCATTGATGAACCTGTTGAGACACCAACTAGCAAAACCCAACACAATAAGATACATGATTAAATTCAGAAACATCAGTGGAGCTGCTACATTCCTTCCTACCGTTTGAGCCATATTGCTTCAACAAGAACCACCAAAAAGTCTCTAAAATGCCTACTTTCTTGCTAATAAGCTTGTCAAGGCCAAAGGTTGGAAGTAGTGGAAGGTCTATATAGAGGAGCTTGGGGTTAtaaagattgaagaagagatACGTGTAAGGCAATGTGGCTCTGTATGTGGAGTTAAGGGTACAGGTGGTAGGACACTTGTCAACATGGTTGGTCTTATGTGTTGCCCATGTAAACACCCCCCCCCTTCCTTTGTTTTGGAATCTTCATGTCTTTAGATATTATGCATGTAAACGGTGCGTATATATCCGCATTGAATATGGCTGTAGCTTTGAAGCTTTAAATATGATATTTTTGGgttaaataatttctttttgtgTCCGAAACAAGATTAAACTCACAAAATTACATCCGATTTATTAGTTGGAGTAATAAGAATGATGTGTATTAATATCATCTTAATCATCAGCATTCAAGTACCtatcttttctttaaaaaaaaaaaaaaacttgggcTAAGCTTGGAGCACTGGGCCTCAAAATTTTACCTAGTCCATCTGTCTTTGGGCCTATTGGGCTTACTCTGATCATAGTATAGAAACTCCGGTGTCTGGTCATAGAGAAGACGGATCTTAATCTTGCAGGGGTGCCCTTGCTTGAGGTTGTTTCTGAACCTGACATGAGAACAGGCATCGAAGGCTCGAAGCTGCAGAATATGCAGCGGAATTACAGAGCTTCTAAACTCGAGCCACCAACCCAGCCTCCGCTCCATGCTACCAATTATGGTTAGAACTGAGCATTGACCAAGTCTAATGGATGCAACTCCCCGGATATACACCTCCCAAGTATAGCATAAGACAACAAAGCCCTGATTTTTCCCTCTAAATTTGGCACAAATCCACAAAAGCCTGCAACCTGTGAATCACAAAGCCAGAGCTAACAATTTGTTATAGTAGTTGTGCCTAAAAGATATACACAAGAAAACACCAGAGATGGCCACCTCATATTGCTTGCCATCTTTGGTACTACCTCATATGTCCAAACCTCTTCTCTTGGTGGGTGGCTTTTGGACGTGGTGGATGCCTGGATGGTGGTGGCCGTTACTGGTCTAAGCCATAGTTGTACCAATGGAAGGTGGGAAGCCGCCGGCAAGGAAGGTAATGGTGGTGGCAGACCCTACCCGGGAGTCCGCCGGTGCGCTCCAATATGCACTCTCTCATGTGGTGGTGGAACATGATGAGCTTATTCTCATCCATGTTGAGAACCCAAATTCATGGAGGAATACATTTTCAACTTTCTTAAGAAGACCAAGCCTCTCTTCCAACTCCGCCGGCATGTCCTCGGATGGCGGCGGAGGTGGTGGCTGCGAGGTAGATTTTCTTGAAGAAATGAAGAATATATGCCAGATTGCTCAGCCTAAAATACGTTTGAGTGTTGAGAGGGTGCTAATGGAAGGCAAGGACAAACCCAATCTCATTCTTGATAAAAGCAAATCACTTGGAATTGATCTTCTTATTACGGGGCAGCGACGGAGTTTCTCTTCTGCAATTTTAGGGTGAGTTCGAGAATTCTAACTGAAACAAGACACAGGAAATTAGCTTCAAATCCTAACCCTTAATTGTGTTTCTATCTGTGTTGAATTGCAGAAGAAGGTCTAGGGGATCTCTTAGAGGAACAAAGGCTATAGACACAGCAGAGTATCTCATTGAGAACAGCAAATGCACTTGTGTTGGAGTGCAGAAGAAGGGCCAAAATGCAGGTTATCTTCTCAACACCAAGACACAAAAGAATTTCTGGCTCCTGGCTTGAGTAGTTTCTTTCATCCAttgatcaggaaaaaaaaaatcaatgtgctTCATGATAATCTCTGAATTCCATAGGCTCTCAAAGGTTACATGACTGATCTCTTCTTCGTCGAGAAGATGGATGCATCACCAGGTTTAGGGAACTTCTGATTGAATTCCTTATGTATGGCTCTCTTCACCTTAATGCATAAATGTAAATATATGGAGCAATTCATTCCCATAACCAACTATGAAGGGGAGATGGAAGTAGACACTTTTTTCATTTAGTCATCACAATTTTTTCACTTCAGAGATTCTAATACTTCACACCATACAAGTCCCAATCCATTTTCACCATACACAGACCCAACAGGGACTTCATAATATCTCTGCTTTGGTAGCATAGTGGTACAAGAATTCTTTAGATTATGTTGAAATTTCCGGCCCAAACACATTTGAAGATATTGTTCGCGCCGCTTTGGGTCACAGATTCACAGGAATTTGTATTTCATGGCGGTCATCATTGGTTcttaggcaaaaaaaaaacccgtcCACAATATGAAAGGAGTGAGACTTTATTTATAAACCACTCGATTGTGTTATTTGATTACTTTTCCTCTTACACCCCATTAAAGGAGCAAAACCCTTCCAGGTGTTTTTGGTGCCATCAATACTTTTCCATATTGGGCTCTCTGCGGCATGAGTAGGACAAGGTTTggaacaaaagtgaaaagcaagAATGGGCTTTTAATGGTGTAATCCTTCATAAGAGTAAGCTTTCTTCTGCTTTCCAAGATATGATGTGGAAACCATAACAAAGACAAACATGAGAAGAGATGAAAGAAAGTAAGTTAAACAGGACTAAGCGTGAGCTGTTTCTAATGATTTGATTAATAGAACACAGTTGTGAGTTGTCCCTCAATCAAATTAAAAGCAAGTCATTATGCTTCCTGggtctccaccaccaccattatcCATTATGAATGAGCAATATATAGAGTCAAAATCACCATGATCACCATACTTGTTGAACACCACCATGTCTGCATCTCTCAAGGTTTGCAAATGATGTTGTTTAGTCACATTCTAGTGACTAAAATCCATGGCTAATATTGTTGTAATTTAGTCACATTGCAGACTGTTCAGATACTTTTTACGAGATCGAATCAGCGGCAGAACAAACATTAATCAAATTTGATCAAGCAgaggcactcaaaaaattctgAAGAAGCCATACAAACACTTTTTCTATAACAAACAAAATCTCAGTCCGTTGGATTGCAAGCTTGAAAAAACTTAGCAATCTACATATAACTACTTCTCATATATATTTACAGTATGAGAAAGCACAATGTAGTCAAGTGCACAGCAGGATATAAAGAAATCGAAAACTACAATGAATATCATCACCTAAGAGACCAAAAAAGGCATTGAGAACTGGAGGATGGTTGGCAACGACGCTTTGCAAAATGCTTCGACTTGTCAATTTTTCTACTTGTGTGTGTCAAACTGTGGATTCTTTTGTATTTAATCTCATCAGATTGTGTAAGGGCCAGCTTTGATGCTAAACAGGCTTGCTTCTTTCCTTCCCATGTTCAAATCTCGGAGCTGCAATTACACAGTCGAAGAACGCCAGAGTACTAAAAGCTCATTTTAAGAGTCATCATTGTACATTTACATACAAAGCCTGTTACCCTCAGAAGTCCTGATGATTCGGAGCCTTTTGACTGAACTGTAGAACATCCTAAATACATacaaagaagagagggaaagaaaagtTACAAGATCAGATAAATCGACTtggaaataaataatgagttCTTAATACTTCAAGAAAGCAGATTCACACCCCCATGGAACGTCTCCCACAAGCATCCAGTCTCCCTCCTTATCTTCATAAGTGACCACAAATCCACATGATCCATCCAAGAGCTTGGAGGACTTTTTTGCTTGTTCCTTCTCTCCACCAGATCCTTCATACAAGGAACACAGTGAGTTATACTTATAACAAATTATTTGTATTCACTATGACTTGCATACCATACTAACTATTCGAATTGAGAAAACGAAACTCGCTAAATATGATCTTAAATCCCTGAAGATCAAGATACTTAAGAAGGCAAACAAACTCACCGACGGAATTGAGGGTTGAGTTGGACCTAAAAAACATGTCCTCCAAGGTACGGGCTAAGGTTTCGTAGCAAGCATGAGCATTCAAATCCACCTTCCTTCCTATAGGAACGCCATCCATATTCACCTTAACAAATCCAAGATGCCGGTTTTGGCTTGCAATATTGGTGTTGTTGCCATTgcatattttcttctttgaagCATCTTTGGATTTGTGATCTTTTACATCAACCGCGGACTTGTCCTCTTCTGCTTTTAGGGCCTTTGTTTGGTTCACCAAGCTGTTCATCCTGTGAACACCTATAGGTGGCCATCCCACAACTTGGCTGCTCCAACAAAGTGAATTTTTACGATTAGTATTTCAGCCATCAGAGGAAAACAGGTATTAGAAACCGGAAACTCGGACAGAATATTCAGCTTTAAACTCACTCAAAAGCAGGCGAACCAttgaacacaaaaataaaaatcaaaaagacCCAGGAACATAGATTAGACTAGCAAAAATAGTTATCTCCTCTCTGTCAACTTGCTCAACAAATAGTATTTCTCCAAGTACTAACATGGAAATTGAAGtaaagaaatagaaaacaagGATTATTTAGTGATTTTGATACTCTTGGCAATGGATTGTATCAGTAATCAAACCTGCCACCAGGAGGAGATCCACCCTCTTGAGGAGAAGAGTCAGCAGCTCTCTTTGTCCCAGAAACAGCAACACCAGAGGAAGCAGAAGCATTAGCTCCTCTGTGAGCATGAGAAAGCACTGAAGGGAAATCCTTGGCAGTCAAGATTCTACCACATTCACCCCATGCACTAGCCTTACCcttcccaccaccaccaccaccattacaATCACCAACACCAAGGCTCAGGCCCAAACCCAACTCAATCTCACTCTCAGCTGGGTATGAAGTTGCCTCCACATACTGA of Tripterygium wilfordii isolate XIE 37 chromosome 13, ASM1340144v1, whole genome shotgun sequence contains these proteins:
- the LOC120012098 gene encoding surfeit locus protein 6 homolog, whose translation is MARKKHMTVSESSLNVDLKSIIHENSLFFDKLVELIPARFYLPTDDKDKPWFAGLSKNEKALAKKESRENIKKARRERLDPEKSSASTLDLLKQNLEKEKSKDENNEDETEIKPVTSGLEDNDRSVTYEELRERLHRKIEELRGGRNSGSSDGKKRKNETKDIRQSKRKRDSGSDEKKPTTSVSEDKMEKDVDEAAKELTFSRIKLGNEEEHGRKKKKFSKLKKLEKAKSLEAAKMDPEKGEIVSKKHAWKAATSRAAGIKIHDDPKLLKQSIKKEKKKHQKNVGKWKERVETTEKLKAEKQKKRSHNISERIQEKKMRRIAKREKKLMRPGFEGRKEGFINASSN
- the LOC120012097 gene encoding beta-amylase 1, chloroplastic-like, whose product is MSMSITHQIGALAGTPIQSESVATSGDSTATVSAAAVWKSPVANIRCRVQNQDHGEALSPPLSPCRSPVMGGMRADLSVACQAFATEAPAVDIKRAAAAERFYKEVGSDHGKGKGVPVYVMMPLDSVTMGNTVNRRKAMNASLQALKSAGVEGIMMDVWWGLVERDGPGVYNWGGYTELIEMAKRHGLKVQAVMSFHQCGGNVGDSVTIPLPKWVVEEIDKDQDLAYTDQWGRRNYEYVSLGCDTLPVLKGRTPVQCYADFMRAFRDNFKQHLGDTIVEIQVGMGPAGELRYPSYPEQNGTWKFPGIGAFQCFDKYMISSLKAAAEAAGKPEWGSTGPTDAGSYNNWPEDTQFFRKEGGGWATSYGEFFLSWYSQMLLDHGERILTSASSIFENTGVKISVKVAGIHWHYGTRSHPPELTAGYYNTRFHDGYLPISQMLARHGAIFNFTCIEMRDHEQPQDALCAPEKLVKQVALATRKAGVPLAGENALPRYDEYAHEQILQASSLNIDGNSEDMCAFTYLRMNPNLFQADNWRRFVSFVKKMKEGKEDNRCWEQVERDTEHFVHVTQPLVQEAAVALMQ
- the LOC120012100 gene encoding late embryogenesis abundant protein 1-like, whose amino-acid sequence is MSNMQQSFSAGQTQGQTQASVEDWMQSGQNTGNRTSSAAQSAGDSAKQGTDQATGFLQQTGEQVKSMAQGAVDAVKNTLGTGDSNNNNNNNSRKS
- the LOC120012647 gene encoding uncharacterized protein LOC120012647, with product MEGGKPPARKVMVVADPTRESAGALQYALSHVVVEHDELILIHVENPNSWRNTFSTFLRRPSLSSNSAGMSSDGGGGGGCEVDFLEEMKNICQIAQPKIRLSVERVLMEGKDKPNLILDKSKSLGIDLLITGQRRSFSSAILGRRSRGSLRGTKAIDTAEYLIENSKCTCVGVQKKGQNAGYMTDLFFVEKMDASPGLGNF
- the LOC120013845 gene encoding auxin-responsive protein IAA13-like → MTRLLKTPDFYYKQRDGECKGVMIMSRNVFDISARRTSRHKDPSSSLSSTPTPPWLPPSSLPFPLTLCSLLFLLFLSISPKFLHSLDFSLNFLSFKDLFLSPFAIIFLSGLMEGAALGLLSGGAGGSSGGSSNESTVSKVEVVEQDQYVEATSYPAESEIELGLGLSLGVGDCNGGGGGGKGKASAWGECGRILTAKDFPSVLSHAHRGANASASSGVAVSGTKRAADSSPQEGGSPPGGSQVVGWPPIGVHRMNSLVNQTKALKAEEDKSAVDVKDHKSKDASKKKICNGNNTNIASQNRHLGFVKVNMDGVPIGRKVDLNAHACYETLARTLEDMFFRSNSTLNSVGSGGEKEQAKKSSKLLDGSCGFVVTYEDKEGDWMLVGDVPWGMFYSSVKRLRIIRTSEGNRLCM
- the LOC120012099 gene encoding membrane protein PM19L produces the protein MAQTVGRNVAAPLMFLNLIMYLIVLGFASWCLNRFINGQTNHPSFGGNAATFFFLIFTLLAAVVGIVSKLAGGNHIRAWRNDSLAAAGSSSLIAWALTALAFGLACKEISIGGYRGWRLKVVEAFVIILAFTELLYVLLIHAGLFSSRYGPGYGDTDYGVAMTSTDPAHKGTGVPVTGSSV